From Acidianus brierleyi:
TAAATGTTCCATTTCCTGAAAATGAAGTTAGCATTTTTCCATTTAAGTATAGTATATCTTGAGAGATGTTCTTCCCAGTTACAGTGAAATTTATCGTAATACTGCCAGTAACGTTCTGGTTATTTAATGGATAGGTAATACTTATAGTTGGTAATGATGGTGATATGTTAGTTATTACAGACTCCATAGTCAATATCTTAGAATTTTCTAAGGATATAGTATTTACTTTCGAATTTATTAAGATTAACATAGAATTTATAGCATGAATATTATCGCTTTGCGAATATAGTAGAGTCACATTTGAGTTATCAAATGTCACGTTTGTTATATTTGAATCGAGAATTCTCACGTTACCTATTACAGTGTCGTTAATTAGGATATCGTTAGTAAGTGAACCGTTAGTTATTATAGTGTCGTTAACTAATACTGCATCATAAGTTTGAAAACCATCTACTTTCTGGTTTTTAATCAAATTATATGGTAGAACATAGAATGTCTTTTCTGCAGACGGAGAATTTAATGTGGGATAAGCTTCTGAAGAGAGTCCAGTTACTAGGATCTCAAACGGTGCACCGTAGTAAAGTTCTCCTTCATAATATGTTAAATTACCAGAATTAAATGTAGAAGGTAATGTAACATTACCTATCCATTCTCCAAGATCAGAATTATACCATAGAGGTAATTCAACTATTTGACTTACTAATGAATATTCATTTGTTATAGCCATTGGATATACAGTTGCTGAGTACATCCCATAATTTACTTCACTACCGTTAGGATACGTTATATTAGCATATATCGTTAACGTCTGCCCTTGATAAGCATAACTTTCAGTTTTAATATTTATATGTGAGTAGTTATTTACATATATTGCTCCATAGAAGAAGCCTGTAATATTCTCACCAAGTGTAATTGAGCTGTAGTTAGACTCTAAGTAAATATAATAAATTCCTGGTTCTGTATTAGGAACTGGAAGATATCCTAAATATATTCCCTTCTCAAGATTAAATGGAATAACGGCCTTACTTACTACTTTCCCAGAACTGCTCACTAATTCAGCTGTTATGTTTGTCCCTTGAAGAATATTGTTAAATATTGGTTCTCCAGTTTGAATTGAGGTTATTGTTACTAAATTATATGGTGGAGTAGGCAATCCTTGTATTATTATATTTTGTCCAGGAGCTACAGAGCCAGGTTCTGCTACGTTTGGGGGTAATATAAATAAACTTTGTAGCATAGTCCCACTAGTGAATGCGTCAAAACCTTCGGCGTTTTCAGAAGTTATATAAAGATCTCCAGAAGGTAAATAAGGTATTTTCCCTACCCATATTAAACCAGGATATCCTATAACAGAAGCGCTAATTGGAATAAGATTTAATGTAGTTACTGGAGTATATTCATTAATACTGATATTGTAATAGTAAATGTTTACAGCAATTGGGAAAGTAGGCTGATTTCCGTATATGTCTGTTACGTTAGCTATAATTGCACTAGATACTCCAGTAAATATAGGCGCAAAAGTTACTGGAGATAAAAATTGTACATAATATCCGCTGAATGTCTCGTAAAATCCTCTTCCTGAAATTCCATCGGAACTTCCATATACATTTACGTAAAGTATTCCATTCGCAGTAGATGGTAACTTTAGTGTTCCTATCCACAATTTCAAAGACGGATTAAACGTTAATTGGACACTACTAATATTTCCTTGAGTAGTCTCTACTGTAGCATAGAAGTTACCAGAGGTTATAGATATTCCTTTGTAGGTTATATTTGCAATAATTTCCATTGTTTCGTTGGGGAAGAACTCTATAGGTGTTTCTCCAGTTGAATTTAATACATTAACTTCTATATTCAAACTTGGTTTTGTAATAATTTTACTATAGTAATATGCAAACTCCCCAACATTTAACGTACCCCATCCTGTTACTAGATTGTAACCATAACTAGCTACCCATGGAATATTATAACCAAAAGTTATAGGATTAAACACTTTATTATATAGAGAGGAATTAAATCCTATTTCGTATAAAATCGGATTTATTAAACCTAAACTACTGTTAACGTAATTCATTACTAAAGTCAATAAACCTGCATTTAATGGAGATGCCTCACTAGTACCTCCAGTTATGCATGTTATGTTGCCCGGACAGATTATATAAATACCAGGGTATACGTTAGCATTTCCTGAAATATCTGGAACTTCTCTACCGTTTGGATAACTTAAAGGAGTCTGCAAACCCCACTGATAGTAAGGTATTGGTTCTATTTCGCTTATACCTCCTGTAGAACCCCCATAATTTACATCATTTGGAACAAATCCGTAGTTAGACCAGGCTGATTGATAATATGAACCAGGGAACTGTATATATGTTGTAGTGCCCCCTACTGCAGTTACGAAAGGAGAAGTTGATGGATATCCTACTGTTCCTAAAGGTCCATTACTATATCCTGCCCCACCAGCATCCCCACTACTAGCTAGGAAAGTTATACCTTCTGCAGAACCCATCGCATAGTACATGTCAGATTCTACTACACAAGCATAAAATTCCTGAGCGTTAAATTGTGAAAAAGCCTCCTCTGGAATTGAAAAACTCTGGGATAAATCATTGACATTATCTAGTTGGTCTATATATGATATTATTGCAGCTAATGGAAGTGCACCATTAGCTATAAATAATGTTATATTAGCCTTAGGTGCCATAGTATGAGATATCTGTACATCCAAGCTTATTTCTCCTGCCCAACCAGTCTCTATTCCAAGGTTCGGATTATATGGCCCTATAGGGATTATCTTAAAACTTGGGGGATTAGGTAATCCAGTAACTTTATCGTAATATGCTAGTTGTTGTTGAATATAAGGATCACCGAAGAAATCTAAAATTCCAATTGATCTATTTTGTCCTTCATCTCCTAATGCATAAAGTGATGTTGCATTGTATACTTTTTGTAGCGCTGTAGGCCAGTAAGCTTCAATTGGGAAAGTCATATTAGATATTTCCACAGATTTTTTCAGATTTTGAATAGTCTTTCCTGTAACTAGAGTATTAGGATGAGAGAAAAATATTGTAGAAATATTACTAGAGTATACAAAAGCATTTATTGTAGGAGTTCCATATGCAGAATAATAGTAATCTGTCCCATTACTATACATCACGTAGGATAATCCTAGATATTGATGAATTTGAGAAACTGTACCTTCTGCGACTATAACTGAATCGGAAGATGTTAATAATATATTAAAGTTATCATTTTTTAAATAATTTAATACTTGATTGTATTGCTTTACAGGATAAAACATTTTTTCGATTTCTTGTTTGCTTAGAAAATGGTGATATAATGATGAAGAGGGATTGGAAGTTTCCTCAGCATAGTAATATAGATATCCTACGTTCTTAAGTGGTAAAAATA
This genomic window contains:
- a CDS encoding protease pro-enzyme activation domain-containing protein — protein: MSLKPLLLVTVFLISIIGITGLGISNPQGITIQPYQLHGFKEIGTLNPNTPVLFTIFLPLKNVGYLYYYAEETSNPSSSLYHHFLSKQEIEKMFYPVKQYNQVLNYLKNDNFNILLTSSDSVIVAEGTVSQIHQYLGLSYVMYSNGTDYYYSAYGTPTINAFVYSSNISTIFFSHPNTLVTGKTIQNLKKSVEISNMTFPIEAYWPTALQKVYNATSLYALGDEGQNRSIGILDFFGDPYIQQQLAYYDKVTGLPNPPSFKIIPIGPYNPNLGIETGWAGEISLDVQISHTMAPKANITLFIANGALPLAAIISYIDQLDNVNDLSQSFSIPEEAFSQFNAQEFYACVVESDMYYAMGSAEGITFLASSGDAGGAGYSNGPLGTVGYPSTSPFVTAVGGTTTYIQFPGSYYQSAWSNYGFVPNDVNYGGSTGGISEIEPIPYYQWGLQTPLSYPNGREVPDISGNANVYPGIYIICPGNITCITGGTSEASPLNAGLLTLVMNYVNSSLGLINPILYEIGFNSSLYNKVFNPITFGYNIPWVASYGYNLVTGWGTLNVGEFAYYYSKIITKPSLNIEVNVLNSTGETPIEFFPNETMEIIANITYKGISITSGNFYATVETTQGNISSVQLTFNPSLKLWIGTLKLPSTANGILYVNVYGSSDGISGRGFYETFSGYYVQFLSPVTFAPIFTGVSSAIIANVTDIYGNQPTFPIAVNIYYYNISINEYTPVTTLNLIPISASVIGYPGLIWVGKIPYLPSGDLYITSENAEGFDAFTSGTMLQSLFILPPNVAEPGSVAPGQNIIIQGLPTPPYNLVTITSIQTGEPIFNNILQGTNITAELVSSSGKVVSKAVIPFNLEKGIYLGYLPVPNTEPGIYYIYLESNYSSITLGENITGFFYGAIYVNNYSHINIKTESYAYQGQTLTIYANITYPNGSEVNYGMYSATVYPMAITNEYSLVSQIVELPLWYNSDLGEWIGNVTLPSTFNSGNLTYYEGELYYGAPFEILVTGLSSEAYPTLNSPSAEKTFYVLPYNLIKNQKVDGFQTYDAVLVNDTIITNGSLTNDILINDTVIGNVRILDSNITNVTFDNSNVTLLYSQSDNIHAINSMLILINSKVNTISLENSKILTMESVITNISPSLPTISITYPLNNQNVTGSITINFTVTGKNISQDILYLNGKMLTSFSGNGTFTYTLNTEKYPDGTYNLTITSLQNDNLESSATIYVNFENELTNVNNNLTQVNQKVSNLSTELKEQNSTLSSQISSDISSVNSSLNSIKDLIYVAIIIAIIGIIIGVVSLVRKGR